From the genome of Desulfonatronum sp. SC1:
TGTCTGTCCGGACTTTTTGCAGTAACACCAATGATTAATGATATATATGTTGCTATCTGTCGCTGATATCAGTCCGGTTGATACGCCTATCAAGGTGGTGAAAAGTAGCCTTAAATTATTTCACGTCCGCCACGACAAGACGACGAACAACATCTTTGATTCCCTTCATTGCCATATGTAGGGAAAGTGCCCCAAACCTAAACCGGCTAAATCCAGACTTGATTTAGCCAAATTACGTCTCGTTTTCAGTGTATGCACCCCTTTTGATTAAAGGTGACTGATGGGGATGCCTCCAGCAGTTGCTTCAACTGGGATTGCACACTATGCTACGTTGTTGCGTAAATTTCACGTCCGATGTTTGTGAACTGTTTTTACTGGAAGATCTTAACACAAATTTTAACAAATTGGGGATAATGCGATGGATGTTAAAAAAATGTGGGGAGTAATTTTTGTCGTTCTTGGTGTTGGCCTTGTTTGTTGGGGAGGGTATTCCCTAGTTCAAGTGTCTTCTGCTTCTGCACAGATGAAGCAACTTGGAGGAAGCATGCTACTTGATGTTATGGGGGTAAATGAAGCTATTTCTGCAGCCAGGAATAGAGGAATAGTTATTCTTGTTTTAGGTCTTGCAGCAGCGGTAGGCGGCACATTGCTATTGAAAGAGAAAAATAAAGAATTATCTACAAGCTAGGCAAAAAGAGGGCAATAGCTTGATAAACATCGTACAAGAAATAGGGCTCTTAGACGCTTGATGTGGAATAGGCGTAACAGTCCGACATTGTACGCAATTTCTGAAGGGACGTAAAGAGCCTCCGGGTGCTACATGATTTTGGGCTCAATTCCCAGTCAATGTCGAAGAAACCCTTTTCTGATGACGTTATCAACCTTTTTCACCAACAAGAACGCCGGGTCCATGAAAATGGACCCGGCGTTCTTGTTGGTGAAGCCCTCCAAGACTCAGGGAGGCGGTTGTTTTATGGGGGTTACTCTCCCCGTCCGGAATCGCAGGGCTCGCCGGAGGCGTCTGGCCCGGCGTGCTCGGCGGTGTCCGTGAGCACGCAGGCCGGCAGCGGGGCCACGTTGGCCTCGTCGTATGGGTTGGCCTCGGCCATCAGGTTCAGGATCTTCCAACGTTCGTTGACCTCGTGTTCCACGGCTTCACGCAGCTTCTTGGCGTCCACGGGATTGGACTTGGCCAGGGCCGCGAAGCGGTTTTCGGTCAGCAGGAAGTCCTGGATGGTGCCGTCCGGGGCCTTGGAGTCGATGACCAGCGGGTTTTCGCCGCGCAGGGCACGACGGGGGTCGTCGCGGAACAGGGGCCAGTAGCCGGATTCCACGGCATTCTTGGTCTGCTCCTGGGTCTTGCCCATGCCCTTCTTCAGCCCCTGGTTGATGCAGGGGGCGTAGGCGATGATGATCGAGGGGCCCTTGTAGCTTTCCGCCTCGGTCAGGGCCTTGAGGAACTGGTTCTTGTTCGCGCCCATGCCCACGGCGGCCACGTAGACGTAGCCGTAGGTCATCAGCATCCGGGCCAAATCCTTCTTGCGGATTTGCTTGCCGGCCGCGGCGAACTTGGCGATGGCCCCGGTGGGCGTGGCCTTGGAGGACTGCCCGCCGGTGTTGGAGTAGACTTCGGTATCCATGACCAGGATGTTCATGTCGTCGCCCGAGGCCATGACGTGGTCCAGGCCGCCGAAGCCGATGTCATAGGCCCAGCCGTCGCCGCCAAAGGACCAGATGGACTTCTTGGTGTACAGATCGGCGCAGGTCTTGATTTCCGCGTACTTGGAATCCGCGTTGTTTGCCAGCAGGGCCTTGAGCTTGTCGCCGGCGGCCCTGGAAGCATCCGGGTCGTCCTTTCCGGCCAGCCAGGAACGCATGGCCGAGGCCAACTCGCCGTCCGCGCCGTTGTTCAGCACGGCTTCCATCAGCTGGGCCAGTCGCTCCCGGCGCTGCCGGATGCCCTGGGCAATGCCGTAGCCGAACTCCGCGCAGTCTTCGAACAGGGAGTTGCCCCAGGCCGGGCCGTGGCCGTCCTTGTTCACCGCGTACGGGGTGGACGGAGCGGACGCGCCCCAGATGGAGGAGCAGCCCGTGGCGTTGGTGATGATCATCCGCTCGCCGTAGAGCTGGGTGATGACCTTGACGTAGGGCGTCTCGCCGCATCCGGCGCAGGCCCCGGAGAACTCCATCAGGGACTTCTGGAACTGGCTGCCCTTGACCGAGGTCCGGCTCATGACGGTGTCCTTGAAGGGCACGGTCACGGCGAAGTCGTAGTTGCTGACCTGGGCAGTGGTCTGGGTGGCCAAGTACTTCATGACCAGGGCCTTTTCCTTGGACGGGCAGATGTCCGCGCAGTTGCCGAAGGTCGGTATCGATATCGGAGTCGGTAACGGAGTCGGAATCGGGACAAAATGGTTTTGGAGCGCATCCCAGCGTTTTCAATTCCGATCCCGATTCCGATAACAGCATTACTCTGTGCTGAATAGTTACTCGGTAACGTACCCATCCTGTTCCGGCCAGGGTATGTAAAGACTTTTGCCTGTGTTTCTGCTACCAGCTACTGCCTGTCATACTTCGCAATCCAGCATTCCGGCCTTCAGACCTTGAACCCGATCCCGATCCCGATCCCGACTCTGGCAACAGGATGGCATTATGGTAAGCAGTCGCGGCGAAAATTCCAATCCGAACCAGGCAAACGAGAGAGACGGGTGTAAGTCTGTATCGGCATGCCTTGCCTGCGCGTTGTCCTCGAAAGGGACAGGTACGGAATGCAGATTTTCCGAGTATCTCTGGTACATCCTCGGATGTGCGATGCTCGTACTTTTGTTCATTGTCAGCAGGTATAACGCCACGCTCTTTCAGGCCATGGCGGAGATTTTCTCCATTGCCGTGGCCTGGGCCGTGTTCATGGTGGTCTGGAACGCTCGACGCTTCATCAACAACGACGCCTTGCTCCTGTTGGGCTCGGCCTATTTGTTCATTGGCTTCACCGATCTCCTGCACGCATTGGCCTTGCTGCAAAGAGATATTTTCTTCGATGCGCCGAACGTGGACCTTCCAACCCAGCTCTGGCTTGCCGGACGGTATATGGAGGGACTGGCCATGCTGCTTTTCGCGCTTGTCCTGGGCCGCACCTTCCGTCCCTTCTTCGGGTTGTTATTTTGGGCCGGCCTGGCTCTTTTCCTGTTGGCCGCCATTTTTTACTGGCGGGTGTTTCCGGTCACGTATGTGGAAGGCGAGGGGCTGACTCCCTTCAAACTGTGGAGTGAATTCGTCGTCTGCCTGTTCCTGCTGGTCGCCCTGGCGGTGCTTTTTCGCCGTCGCGGCCTGCTCGACGTCAGGGTTTACAGGCTGATTTTTCTGGCCATGGTTACATCCCTGGCCTCTGAATCCACCTTCGTTTTTCACACCTGCGTCGACTGTCCTCCCAATGTCTTCGGCCATTTTTTGAAAATCATCTCCTGTCTGTTCATCTATCTGGCACTGATCCGGTCCGGGTTAAAACATCCTTTTGATCTGTTGTTTCGTGACCTGGAGCGGGATAAGGAGGAACTTTTGGCGACCAAACAGCATCTGAACCTGATTTTCGACACGGCTCCGGTCCTGATTTGGCAAAAAGACCGCAATGGAACCTACTTGGCGGTGAACAGGGTCTTCTGTCAGACAGTGGGTGTGGAGCCGGAGCAGGCTGTCGGCAAGACCGACCAGGACATCTTTCCGCCAAAGATCGCGCGGAAATTCGTTCTGGACGATCAGGAGGTGCTGCGCACGGGTCGCGACAAGATCGGCATGGAGGAGCAGTACGTCGGCACCACGGGGAGGCTGGGCTGGGTCGTGACGGACAAGCTGGCCTACCGTGACCGAAACGGCAACATCGCCGGAACCATCGGCTTTGCCAAGGATGTCACCGAGCGCAAGCAGGCCCAGATGCGCGAAAAGACTCAGCAGGAACAACTGACCCAGGCCGCCAAGATGACCGCGCTGGGGACCCTGGTGGCAGGCGTGGCCCACGAGGTGAACAACCCCAACAATTTCATCATCCTGAACACGCCCCTGCTGGAGGAAGTCTGGGCCGACTCCCTGCCGGTCCTGGACACGCACCATGCCGGTCATCCGGAGTTCAGGCTGGCCGGGATGCCGTATCCGCCGATGCGCGATAACGTGGCCAGGCTGTTCTCGGGCATCCATGAAGGAAGCAAGCGGATCAAGCGGATCGTCGCCGAGCTGAAGACGTTTGCGCGGCAGCTTCCCCTGGACATGGGAAGCGAGGTGCGGCTGAACGAGGTCGTTGAGGCGGCCCTGACCATGCTCCGCAAGACCATCGCCGAGCATACCAATCTGTTCGAGACGCGGTTGGACCCGAATCTTCCCTCAGTGCGCGGAGACTTTCAAAAACTGGAGCAGGTCGTCGTCAATCTGCTGATCAACGCCTGTCAGGCCTTGCCGGACAAGGACCGCCGAATCGTCCTGGAAACCTATTCCGATTTGGACGAGGAAGCCGTGGTTTTACGCATCACTGATGAAGGGGAGGGGATCGCCCCGGAAAATATTGAACGGATCTGCGATCCATTCTTCAGCACCCGACACGACATCGGCGGCACCGGCTTGGGCTTGTCCATCACCTCGTCGATCATCCAGAGTCATAAAGGCCGGATGACCTTTGATTCCGCGCCGGGCTTGGGGACCACCGTGACGATTTTTCTCAAGGCGCTATCATGAAGCCGAACACCGAATACGCATGGCCCATATTTCTCGTGGATGATGAAGAGCCACTTTTGGACAGCCTGAGCATGACTTTGCTCGCGGCCGGGTTTGAGAACCTGGAGGCCTTCACCGACGGCCAGGCCGTGCTGGACCGGCTTCCGGATGTCCGGTGCGCTCTGTTGTTGCTGGACTTGTTCATGCCGGGCAGGGTTCATGGGGAAGCGATCCTTGAGCGTTTTCGGTCCGAGGCTCCCCATGTTCCCGTAGTGATGGTCACCGGCGTGGACGAAACCGAAACGGCCGTTCGCTGCATGAAGGCCGGAGCCTTCGACTACCTGATCAAGCCGGTGGAACAGA
Proteins encoded in this window:
- a CDS encoding MASE3 domain-containing protein, whose translation is MLVLLFIVSRYNATLFQAMAEIFSIAVAWAVFMVVWNARRFINNDALLLLGSAYLFIGFTDLLHALALLQRDIFFDAPNVDLPTQLWLAGRYMEGLAMLLFALVLGRTFRPFFGLLFWAGLALFLLAAIFYWRVFPVTYVEGEGLTPFKLWSEFVVCLFLLVALAVLFRRRGLLDVRVYRLIFLAMVTSLASESTFVFHTCVDCPPNVFGHFLKIISCLFIYLALIRSGLKHPFDLLFRDLERDKEELLATKQHLNLIFDTAPVLIWQKDRNGTYLAVNRVFCQTVGVEPEQAVGKTDQDIFPPKIARKFVLDDQEVLRTGRDKIGMEEQYVGTTGRLGWVVTDKLAYRDRNGNIAGTIGFAKDVTERKQAQMREKTQQEQLTQAAKMTALGTLVAGVAHEVNNPNNFIILNTPLLEEVWADSLPVLDTHHAGHPEFRLAGMPYPPMRDNVARLFSGIHEGSKRIKRIVAELKTFARQLPLDMGSEVRLNEVVEAALTMLRKTIAEHTNLFETRLDPNLPSVRGDFQKLEQVVVNLLINACQALPDKDRRIVLETYSDLDEEAVVLRITDEGEGIAPENIERICDPFFSTRHDIGGTGLGLSITSSIIQSHKGRMTFDSAPGLGTTVTIFLKALS